The following DNA comes from Funiculus sociatus GB2-C1.
GATTTTGCGGAGGCGAAGAAGTTTCTCAGCCTCCGATGATTTTAGGTTAATCTTCAATCTAGAATCTCAAATCTAAAATCTAAAGTCGATACCTGGTTTGGTTAATGACAATAGAGGTTTTACCCCGTGCAAACGTCATTTAATAACAGTTTCGTTACAGGCGCCGGACGCGACCAAGAGTCCTCCGGATTCGCCTGGTGGGCGGGTAACGCCCGTCTGATCAACCTGTCTGGTAAGTTGCTGGGCGCTCACGTTGCCCACTCTGGTCTGATTGTCTTCTGGGCGGGAGCGATGACTTTATTTGAAATCGCTCACTTTGTTCCAGAAAAGCCTATGTACGAACAGGGCTTAATCCTACTACCTCACCTTGCCTCCCAAGGCTGGGGTGTTGGTCCTGGTGGTGAAGTTATCAACACCTTCCCCTACTTCGTAGTTGGTGTTCTGCACCTGATTTCCTCCGCCGTTCTGGGCATAGGTGGTATTTACCACGCAGTTCGCGGCCCCGAAACCCTGGAAGGATACTATTCCTTCTTTGGCTACGACTGGAAAGATAAGAATAAAATGACCACCATCATTGGGATTCACCTGATCCTGTTGGGAATCGGTGCTTTCCTGTTGGTGATTAAGGCGATGTTCTTTGGTGGTCTGTATGACACCTGGGCGCCCGGTGGTGGTGATGTTCGCGTCATAAGCAGTCCCACTCTTAACCCAGCAGTAATCTTCGGCTATCTGCTTAAGTCTCCCTTCGGTGGCGACGGCTGGATTGTTAGCGTCGATAACCTGGAAGATGTCGTCGGCGGTCACATCTGGGTTGGCTTAATTTGCATTTTCGGTGGTATTTTCCACATCCTTACCAAGCCTTTTGCTTGGGCGCGTCGCGCTTTAATCTGGTCTGGAGAAGCTTACCTCTCCTACAGCATAGGCGCTGTATCCTTGATGGCTTTTGTTGCCGCTTGTTTCGTCTGGTTTAACAACACCGTTTATCCCAGCGAATTCTACGGCCCGACTGGCCCGGAAGCTTCTCAAGCGCAAGCTTTGACCTTCCTGATCCGCGACCAACGCTTAGGTGCTAACGTCGGTTCTGCACAAGGCCCGACAGGCTTGGGTAAATATCTGATGCGATCGCCTACTGGAGAAATCATCTTCGGTGGTGAAACAATGCGCTTCTGGGATTTCCGTGGCCCTTGGCTGGAG
Coding sequences within:
- the psbC gene encoding photosystem II reaction center protein CP43 — encoded protein: MQTSFNNSFVTGAGRDQESSGFAWWAGNARLINLSGKLLGAHVAHSGLIVFWAGAMTLFEIAHFVPEKPMYEQGLILLPHLASQGWGVGPGGEVINTFPYFVVGVLHLISSAVLGIGGIYHAVRGPETLEGYYSFFGYDWKDKNKMTTIIGIHLILLGIGAFLLVIKAMFFGGLYDTWAPGGGDVRVISSPTLNPAVIFGYLLKSPFGGDGWIVSVDNLEDVVGGHIWVGLICIFGGIFHILTKPFAWARRALIWSGEAYLSYSIGAVSLMAFVAACFVWFNNTVYPSEFYGPTGPEASQAQALTFLIRDQRLGANVGSAQGPTGLGKYLMRSPTGEIIFGGETMRFWDFRGPWLEPLRGPNGLDLNKIKNDIQPWQARRAAEYMTHAPLGSLNSVGGVATEINSFNYVSPRSWLACFHFVMGFFFLVGHLWHAGRARAAAAGFEKGIDRETEPVLSMPDLD